In Clostridium sp. JN-1, one genomic interval encodes:
- the ftsH gene encoding ATP-dependent zinc metalloprotease FtsH, producing MFNDKKFGGNKIKYAIYYAVIVAIVVFVLNDYMVNMRTKHIKYSDFVNYINQNKIEEVQISRDKLIIIPKKTNPNEKQKTLYTERIDDPDLVKKLDTAKIKYGGLPQENSTIKNFVVNWILPIIIFLFLGKLLFGRLDKKIGNGVMSFGKNTAKIYAESETGVTFKDVAGQEEAKESLVEIVDFLHSPKKYTDIGARLPKGALLVGPPGTGKTLLAKAVAGEAKVPFFSITGSAFVEMFVGMGASRVRDLFDQAQQKAPCIVFIDEIDAIGKSRDNNVSANDEREQTLNQLLSEMDGFDSSKGVVILAATNRPEVLDKALLRPGRFDRRIIVDRPDLKGREEILKVHAKGVKISQDVNLTDIAKSTPGAVGADLANIINEAALRAVKKDRTEVIQDDLEEAVEVIIAGKEKKDRILSEKEKREVAFHEVGHALIAALLKNTDPVHKITIVPTTMGALGYTRQLPTEKYLNSKDEMLDQICVMLGGRAAEEVEFNSISTGASNDIEKATQTARSMVTIYGMTDRFDMMGLESVQNKYLDGRPVQNCSPETSTAIDGETLNIIKTAHNRAEKILSENRPLLIKVSEKLIEKETLMGEEFMALINENKEVIE from the coding sequence ATGTTTAATGATAAAAAGTTCGGTGGTAATAAGATAAAGTATGCAATTTACTATGCAGTTATTGTAGCTATTGTAGTATTTGTCTTAAATGATTATATGGTAAATATGAGAACCAAACACATAAAATATAGTGATTTTGTAAACTATATAAATCAAAATAAGATAGAAGAGGTTCAAATATCTAGAGATAAGCTCATAATAATTCCCAAAAAAACTAACCCAAATGAAAAGCAAAAAACCTTATATACTGAAAGAATAGATGATCCCGATTTGGTTAAAAAATTGGATACTGCAAAAATAAAGTATGGAGGGCTTCCGCAGGAAAATAGTACTATTAAGAATTTTGTTGTAAACTGGATACTTCCAATTATAATTTTCCTATTCTTGGGCAAACTTTTATTTGGAAGATTGGATAAGAAAATTGGTAATGGCGTTATGTCGTTTGGTAAAAATACTGCTAAAATATATGCTGAAAGTGAAACTGGAGTAACATTTAAAGATGTTGCAGGACAAGAAGAAGCAAAGGAGTCTTTGGTTGAAATAGTTGATTTCTTACACTCACCAAAAAAGTATACGGATATAGGAGCTAGATTGCCTAAAGGTGCACTATTAGTTGGACCTCCAGGAACAGGAAAAACTCTTTTGGCTAAGGCTGTAGCAGGAGAAGCCAAGGTTCCATTCTTTTCTATAACTGGTTCTGCTTTTGTGGAAATGTTTGTAGGTATGGGTGCATCGAGAGTTAGGGATTTATTTGATCAAGCACAGCAAAAAGCTCCTTGTATAGTGTTTATAGATGAAATAGATGCAATTGGTAAAAGTAGAGATAATAATGTTTCAGCTAATGATGAAAGGGAACAAACTTTAAATCAGCTGCTTTCTGAAATGGATGGATTTGATTCTTCAAAAGGTGTTGTAATTTTAGCTGCAACTAATAGACCTGAAGTACTTGATAAAGCACTTTTAAGACCTGGGAGATTTGATAGAAGGATAATAGTAGATAGACCCGATCTAAAAGGAAGAGAAGAAATATTAAAAGTTCACGCAAAGGGAGTTAAGATATCCCAAGATGTAAATTTAACCGACATTGCAAAATCTACTCCTGGAGCTGTAGGAGCTGACCTTGCTAATATAATAAATGAAGCAGCTTTAAGGGCTGTTAAAAAAGATAGAACAGAAGTAATTCAAGATGATCTTGAAGAAGCAGTTGAAGTAATTATTGCTGGTAAGGAGAAAAAGGATAGAATTTTATCTGAAAAGGAAAAGAGAGAGGTTGCTTTTCATGAAGTAGGTCATGCACTTATAGCTGCACTTTTGAAAAATACAGATCCTGTGCATAAGATAACCATAGTTCCAACTACTATGGGGGCTTTAGGTTATACAAGACAACTTCCAACAGAAAAATATCTTAATAGTAAAGATGAAATGCTGGATCAAATATGTGTAATGCTTGGTGGAAGAGCTGCAGAAGAAGTTGAATTTAATAGTATTTCTACTGGTGCATCTAATGATATAGAAAAGGCTACTCAAACTGCTAGAAGTATGGTTACTATCTATGGAATGACTGATAGATTCGATATGATGGGGCTTGAGTCTGTTCAAAACAAGTATTTGGATGGAAGACCTGTTCAAAATTGCAGCCCAGAGACATCAACAGCTATTGATGGGGAAACTTTGAATATAATAAAGACTGCACACAATAGAGCTGAAAAGATACTTAGTGAAAATAGACCATTACTTATTAAGGTATCCGAAAAGTTGATTGAAAAAGAAACTCTTATGGGTGAAGAATTTATGGCACTCATAAATGAAAATAAGGAAGTCATAGAATAA
- a CDS encoding UvrD-helicase domain-containing protein, with translation MDNSELNKELEKKSQFDLESKRLDAVFLEIKRQVLSSIEKRKKIADYILDLRKKNLEEYKDDEDKIIEYFDHEAFAKEEVFKMMDKKLKQLTVLKESPYFGKVDFKDKFGENTIYIGRFGLNKEGEEEPIVVDWRAPISSVFYAGKLGEVSYEAPMGKVKANVTAKRQFIIKKSKLLGMFDSSLDVKDEILQMVLSKNSGDKLKDIVMTIQAEQDEIIRQPKNKVIVVNGTAGTGKTTIALHRVAYLLYNFRESLQDKVLIIGPNSIFMDYISTVLPSLGEVGVKQTTFVDFALDIINSNEKVVDFKDYMEKVLSNDEKLHKSIIYKGSIDYIEELNSLVEKLDYGYFNIEDVEFYDNIIVSSDEIEEMFNHYFKYMPLFRRNKKVKLIIFSKIKDERDRLVRNIEAKYKEDKGKLAEEELNNELNNLIFKRKNAIRNVIKEVMRVKESLSWLENEDIVDIYRKFNQDSFSNEELIYDDLAPIIYLKIKLEGIKFKQDIRHVVIDEAQDYSPLQFLVIKELTRCKSFTIVGDSNQRLLPIRGETPMLNLQSVFKDLNIEYFSLLKSYRSTQQIMNYANKYIKYNDTLPPIRSGEEVVEKQVHTMDELTDGVINDIIESKYKGYESIAVICKDMQQTLNLGSRIKKKHHITIFNSEDVLYSSGEVIIPSYFAKGLEFDSVILINMQIPHDEGEGRLKYVMATRALHELYVYNLTN, from the coding sequence ATGGATAATAGTGAATTGAATAAGGAATTAGAGAAAAAAAGTCAATTTGATTTAGAAAGTAAAAGACTTGACGCTGTATTCCTTGAAATAAAAAGGCAAGTTTTGAGCTCCATTGAAAAGAGAAAAAAAATAGCAGACTATATACTAGATTTGAGAAAGAAGAACCTTGAGGAGTACAAGGATGATGAAGATAAGATAATAGAATACTTTGATCATGAAGCTTTTGCAAAAGAAGAAGTATTTAAAATGATGGACAAAAAGCTCAAGCAGCTTACTGTATTAAAAGAGTCACCTTACTTTGGCAAAGTTGATTTTAAAGATAAGTTTGGTGAAAATACAATATATATAGGTAGATTTGGACTCAATAAGGAAGGTGAGGAAGAACCTATAGTTGTAGATTGGAGAGCTCCAATAAGTTCTGTATTTTATGCTGGAAAACTTGGAGAAGTTTCGTATGAGGCTCCTATGGGTAAGGTAAAAGCTAATGTCACTGCTAAAAGACAGTTTATAATTAAAAAATCGAAACTTTTAGGAATGTTTGATTCAAGTTTAGATGTGAAGGATGAAATACTTCAAATGGTTTTAAGCAAAAATTCAGGTGACAAGTTAAAAGATATAGTCATGACTATACAAGCTGAACAAGATGAAATCATAAGACAGCCAAAGAATAAGGTTATAGTTGTAAATGGTACAGCTGGAACAGGAAAAACTACAATAGCTCTTCATAGGGTTGCATACTTGCTTTATAATTTTAGGGAGAGCTTGCAGGATAAAGTTTTAATAATAGGACCTAATAGTATATTTATGGATTATATATCTACAGTACTTCCAAGTTTAGGTGAAGTTGGTGTTAAGCAAACTACTTTTGTTGACTTTGCTTTGGATATTATAAATTCAAATGAAAAAGTTGTAGATTTTAAAGATTATATGGAAAAAGTTTTGAGTAATGATGAAAAACTACATAAGTCCATAATTTATAAGGGTTCGATAGATTATATAGAAGAACTAAATTCACTAGTTGAAAAACTTGACTATGGATATTTTAATATAGAAGATGTTGAATTCTATGATAACATTATAGTAAGCTCAGATGAAATTGAAGAAATGTTTAATCACTATTTTAAATATATGCCTTTATTTAGAAGAAATAAAAAAGTAAAATTAATAATTTTTTCTAAGATAAAAGATGAGAGAGATAGACTTGTAAGGAATATAGAGGCTAAGTATAAAGAAGATAAGGGCAAACTAGCAGAAGAAGAACTAAATAACGAGTTAAATAATTTGATATTTAAGAGAAAAAATGCAATAAGAAATGTTATAAAAGAAGTCATGAGGGTAAAAGAAAGTTTATCGTGGCTTGAAAATGAAGACATTGTAGATATATACAGGAAGTTTAACCAAGATAGTTTTTCTAATGAGGAACTAATATATGATGATTTGGCACCTATAATATATTTAAAAATAAAGCTTGAAGGTATTAAATTTAAACAAGATATAAGACATGTAGTTATAGATGAAGCTCAAGATTATTCTCCGCTTCAATTTCTGGTTATAAAGGAACTCACTAGATGTAAGTCTTTTACTATAGTTGGAGATAGCAATCAAAGGCTTTTACCTATTAGAGGTGAAACTCCTATGCTCAATTTACAAAGTGTATTTAAGGATTTAAATATAGAATACTTTAGCCTATTAAAGAGTTATAGATCTACGCAGCAAATAATGAATTATGCAAATAAGTACATAAAATATAATGATACTTTGCCGCCTATTAGAAGTGGAGAAGAAGTTGTAGAGAAACAAGTGCACACTATGGATGAACTTACAGATGGAGTAATTAATGATATTATAGAGTCAAAGTACAAAGGTTATGAAAGCATTGCAGTAATTTGTAAAGATATGCAGCAGACACTGAACTTAGGATCTCGTATCAAAAAGAAACACCATATTACTATATTTAATAGTGAAGATGTATTATATTCAAGTGGAGAAGTAATCATTCCATCATATTTTGCCAAAGGTCTTGAATTTGATTCAGTTATTCTCATCAATATGCAAATACCACATGATGAGGGTGAAGGCAGATTAAAATATGTTATGGCAACAAGAGCTCTACATGAATTATATGTATATAATCTTACAAATTAA
- the hydE gene encoding [FeFe] hydrogenase H-cluster radical SAM maturase HydE — translation MDNSILILIKKIEQKHDLNRDELIQILKNNDCNQELFSAADRVRNKYVGDEVHLRGIIEFSNICKRNCLYCGLRSSNTNIKRYRLTSDQIIEFASNAVEYGYKTIVMQSGEDEYYTVDKLKYIITNIKKMDAAVTLSIGEKTYEEYKAYKEAGADRYLMRIETTDKKLYEYMDPGMSHENRKLCLKNLKQLGYELGTGCLVGLPNQTIESLADDILFFRDVEADMIGLGPFVPNQDTPLKNYKSDGNFIMSLKVMALTRLLIPDANIPATTAMETLNPNGRIIALQSGANVVMPNVTEGEYRKLYALYPGKVCISDTPSHCRGCITSKIKSIGRSIASSKGFRVKNKVFH, via the coding sequence ATGGATAATTCTATATTAATTTTAATAAAAAAAATAGAGCAAAAACATGACTTGAACAGGGATGAATTAATACAAATACTTAAAAATAATGATTGCAATCAAGAATTATTTAGTGCAGCAGATAGAGTTAGAAATAAGTATGTTGGGGATGAAGTACACTTAAGGGGGATTATAGAGTTTTCCAACATATGCAAGAGGAATTGCTTGTACTGCGGATTAAGGTCTTCTAATACTAATATAAAAAGATACAGGCTTACTTCAGATCAAATAATAGAATTTGCATCAAATGCAGTTGAATATGGATATAAAACTATAGTTATGCAATCAGGGGAAGATGAATACTATACTGTAGATAAACTAAAATACATAATAACAAATATAAAAAAAATGGATGCAGCTGTTACTTTAAGTATTGGAGAAAAGACTTATGAAGAATATAAAGCATATAAGGAAGCTGGAGCAGATAGATATCTTATGAGGATAGAGACTACTGACAAAAAACTATATGAATATATGGATCCTGGAATGAGCCATGAAAATAGAAAATTATGCCTTAAAAATTTAAAGCAGCTTGGTTATGAACTTGGGACAGGGTGTCTGGTTGGACTTCCAAATCAAACAATTGAATCGTTAGCAGATGATATTTTATTTTTTAGGGACGTAGAAGCTGATATGATTGGACTTGGACCATTTGTACCAAACCAAGATACACCTTTGAAAAATTATAAAAGTGATGGAAATTTTATAATGAGTCTAAAAGTTATGGCACTTACGAGATTATTAATACCAGACGCTAACATTCCTGCAACTACAGCTATGGAAACATTAAATCCAAATGGGAGAATAATTGCACTTCAAAGTGGTGCAAATGTAGTTATGCCAAATGTAACAGAAGGTGAATACAGAAAATTATATGCACTTTATCCTGGAAAAGTATGTATTAGTGATACACCTTCACACTGCAGAGGATGTATAACATCTAAAATAAAATCAATTGGGAGAAGCATAGCTTCAAGTAAAGGATTTAGAGTTAAAAATAAAGTTTTTCATTAA
- a CDS encoding zinc-ribbon domain-containing protein: protein MADKTLVCKDCGKEFVFTEGEQEFYKEKGFENEPKRCPDCRKARKQQNNRGFRG from the coding sequence ATGGCAGATAAAACTTTAGTTTGTAAAGATTGTGGAAAAGAATTCGTATTTACAGAAGGCGAACAGGAATTTTATAAAGAAAAAGGTTTTGAAAATGAACCTAAGAGATGTCCTGATTGCAGAAAAGCAAGAAAACAACAGAACAATAGAGGATTCAGAGGTTAA
- the ulaG gene encoding L-ascorbate 6-phosphate lactonase — protein sequence MSKIDEISKESWIMNAFPEWGTWLNEEIENEKVAPGNVAMWWLGCTGLWIKTPEDCNITIDLWCGNGKRTHGNGKMKVGHQMANMCGARAMQPNLRAIPFVIDPFEIKKVDAVLATHYHQDHMSAEYASHVIKSGMTTVDKDGKEIPVPFIGPKKSVELWQSWGVPAERCITVKPGDTIRIKDLEIVVLDSFDRTCIVTTDSQGPDRKELTGVCPTDMDDKAVNYLIKTPGGNIYHSGDSHYSIYFAKHGKDYDVDVAFASYGENPIGMADKMTSSDVLRMAEALRCKVVIPIHYDVWSNFMADVNEIRVLYDMKKDRLDYKFHPFFWEVGGKYIYPADKDKKAYHHRRGFEDCFEAPQNIPYRSCL from the coding sequence ATGAGTAAGATTGATGAGATAAGCAAAGAAAGTTGGATTATGAATGCATTTCCGGAATGGGGAACATGGCTTAACGAAGAAATTGAAAATGAAAAAGTAGCACCGGGAAATGTAGCAATGTGGTGGCTGGGATGTACCGGACTTTGGATAAAAACACCTGAAGATTGTAATATTACAATTGATTTATGGTGCGGTAATGGTAAACGTACACACGGTAATGGCAAAATGAAAGTAGGACATCAAATGGCAAATATGTGCGGTGCGAGAGCAATGCAGCCAAATTTACGAGCAATTCCATTTGTAATTGATCCTTTTGAAATCAAAAAAGTGGATGCAGTATTAGCAACTCATTATCATCAGGATCATATGAGTGCAGAATATGCATCGCATGTAATTAAAAGCGGCATGACAACAGTTGATAAAGATGGGAAAGAAATTCCAGTTCCATTTATTGGACCTAAGAAATCAGTTGAATTGTGGCAATCCTGGGGAGTTCCAGCTGAAAGATGTATTACTGTAAAACCTGGAGATACTATTAGGATAAAAGATCTTGAAATTGTAGTACTTGATTCTTTTGACCGTACGTGTATCGTAACTACAGATTCACAAGGACCTGATAGAAAAGAACTTACAGGAGTGTGTCCTACAGATATGGATGATAAAGCAGTAAATTATCTTATTAAGACACCTGGTGGAAATATATATCACAGCGGTGATTCTCATTATTCTATCTACTTTGCAAAACATGGTAAAGATTATGATGTTGATGTAGCATTTGCTTCTTATGGAGAGAATCCAATAGGGATGGCAGATAAAATGACTTCCAGTGATGTTTTGCGTATGGCAGAAGCACTTAGATGTAAAGTAGTAATTCCAATTCATTATGATGTATGGTCAAATTTTATGGCAGATGTAAACGAAATCAGAGTTCTTTATGATATGAAGAAAGATCGTTTAGATTATAAATTTCATCCATTTTTCTGGGAAGTAGGTGGTAAGTACATTTATCCAGCAGATAAGGATAAAAAGGCATATCATCATAGAAGAGGATTTGAAGATTGTTTTGAAGCACCACAGAATATTCCATATCGTTCGTGTTTATAG
- a CDS encoding PTS sugar transporter subunit IIA, with the protein MLKKFVEMKHYKFAKEAKDWEEAIRMSCEPLEADGTVEENYKEDIIACVKKYGPYIIIVPNVAMPHSQECAKGVHKTAISFMKLEKPVSFDLEDPEKDAQLFFTLASCNPEEHLNNMAHLSEILMNEKLLEELAKIHTPGELLELQKKYVNK; encoded by the coding sequence TTGTTAAAAAAATTTGTAGAGATGAAACATTATAAGTTTGCGAAAGAAGCAAAGGATTGGGAAGAGGCAATCCGCATGAGTTGTGAACCATTGGAAGCAGATGGAACTGTAGAAGAAAATTATAAAGAAGATATTATTGCATGTGTGAAAAAGTATGGACCATATATAATAATTGTACCGAATGTAGCAATGCCTCATTCGCAAGAATGTGCAAAAGGGGTTCATAAAACAGCAATTAGTTTTATGAAATTAGAAAAACCAGTTAGCTTTGATTTAGAAGATCCGGAAAAAGATGCGCAATTATTTTTTACACTTGCATCATGCAATCCAGAAGAACATCTAAATAATATGGCACACTTGTCAGAAATACTAATGAATGAAAAGCTGCTTGAAGAATTGGCTAAAATTCATACACCTGGGGAGTTATTGGAACTTCAAAAAAAATATGTGAATAAATAA
- a CDS encoding PTS ascorbate transporter subunit IIC has protein sequence MSVLMNIWSYFATNILQQPAFMIGLIVMFGYILLGKPWYDVLAGVIKAIVGYLILMVGSSGLVSNFRPVLVGLKGRFNMDAMVIDPYFGQNAVTVGVKSVFGKEFGQAMILLLIAFIVNILLVRFSKYTKLRALFTTGHVQVQQAATAYWLIMFACPFLLKGNIKLMIVMSVILGLYWAVGSNLTIKPCQEVTDGAGFCLAHQQMFGVAINYWLAGKIFGKRKDGNKVKKIDDIELPSYMSIFNDNMVCTSILMLIFFGAILVILGRDYLTAQGFLKKGSSMVFYVIQTCLYFAVYLAILQLGVRTFVTELTQSFQGIADKLLPGSIPGVDCAVIFGFGSANAVPLGFLAGFMGQILAITVLIVLKSPVLVICGFVPVFFDNATIAIFANEKGGIKAALILPFLSGIVQVFGSAFIAGWVGMAAYGGYLGMWDWAVIWPTMTVIMKYLSYAGIIICAVGLAVIPQIQYRLDKKGYFKITEDYEEYKEMKGMVNNE, from the coding sequence ATGAGTGTATTAATGAATATTTGGTCATATTTTGCTACAAATATATTGCAGCAGCCAGCTTTTATGATTGGATTAATCGTTATGTTTGGTTACATTCTACTTGGAAAACCATGGTACGATGTACTTGCAGGAGTAATTAAAGCAATCGTAGGATACTTGATATTAATGGTAGGTTCCAGCGGACTAGTAAGCAACTTTAGACCGGTACTTGTAGGCTTAAAAGGCAGATTCAATATGGATGCAATGGTTATTGATCCATACTTTGGACAAAATGCAGTTACTGTAGGAGTAAAATCAGTATTTGGCAAAGAGTTTGGTCAGGCAATGATACTTTTATTAATTGCATTTATTGTAAACATTTTATTAGTGCGTTTCAGTAAATATACAAAACTAAGAGCATTATTTACTACAGGACATGTGCAGGTACAGCAAGCAGCAACGGCGTATTGGCTAATCATGTTTGCATGTCCATTCTTATTAAAAGGCAACATAAAATTGATGATTGTTATGTCAGTAATTTTAGGATTGTATTGGGCAGTTGGGTCGAATCTAACTATAAAACCTTGTCAGGAAGTAACCGATGGAGCAGGATTCTGCCTAGCACATCAACAGATGTTTGGTGTTGCAATAAACTACTGGCTGGCAGGTAAAATTTTTGGAAAAAGAAAAGATGGTAATAAAGTCAAAAAAATTGATGACATTGAGTTACCTAGTTATATGTCAATATTTAATGACAACATGGTGTGTACTTCTATTTTGATGTTAATCTTCTTTGGGGCAATTCTTGTGATTCTCGGAAGAGATTATTTAACAGCACAGGGTTTCTTAAAAAAGGGTTCAAGTATGGTATTCTATGTAATTCAGACTTGTCTATATTTTGCGGTATATCTTGCAATATTACAACTAGGTGTACGTACATTCGTAACAGAACTTACACAATCTTTCCAAGGTATTGCAGATAAATTATTACCAGGTTCTATTCCAGGTGTAGATTGTGCAGTTATCTTCGGATTTGGTTCTGCAAATGCAGTACCACTTGGATTCTTAGCAGGATTTATGGGTCAGATATTGGCAATCACAGTACTAATTGTATTAAAGAGTCCAGTACTTGTTATTTGCGGATTCGTTCCTGTATTCTTTGATAATGCAACAATTGCAATTTTTGCAAATGAAAAAGGCGGTATTAAAGCAGCATTGATTTTACCATTCCTTTCGGGAATAGTGCAAGTATTTGGTTCTGCATTTATTGCAGGATGGGTTGGTATGGCTGCTTATGGTGGATATCTTGGAATGTGGGATTGGGCAGTTATATGGCCAACCATGACAGTAATTATGAAATATTTGAGTTATGCAGGTATTATTATTTGTGCAGTTGGTTTAGCTGTTATTCCACAAATACAGTATAGATTAGATAAAAAAGGTTATTTTAAGATAACAGAAGACTATGAAGAATATAAAGAAATGAAAGGAATGGTTAATAATGAATAA
- a CDS encoding PTS sugar transporter subunit IIB — translation MNKENISFMVCCANGAGSSLMMKMTLKKVLDKVGIKPGKLQHCSLSEGKSSASQYNVVLCAKNFTSMFKDAEKKGTQVVGLRNIMSAKEIEEKLREHGVID, via the coding sequence ATGAATAAAGAAAATATAAGTTTTATGGTATGCTGTGCAAATGGAGCAGGTTCTAGTTTAATGATGAAGATGACATTGAAAAAGGTATTAGATAAAGTAGGAATTAAACCTGGAAAACTTCAGCATTGTTCACTTTCAGAAGGAAAAAGTTCAGCATCACAATATAATGTCGTATTATGTGCTAAGAATTTTACAAGTATGTTTAAAGATGCAGAAAAAAAAGGAACACAGGTAGTTGGACTTCGCAACATTATGTCTGCAAAAGAAATTGAGGAAAAGTTGAGAGAACATGGTGTGATTGATTAG
- a CDS encoding L-ribulose-5-phosphate 3-epimerase yields the protein MEKTYTLGLYEKSMPKQLSWKEKLKAAKEAGFDFVEISIDQTDEKINRIYMTKEERLKMVQYMFDAEIPIRSMCVSALTKYSIGNDDDELCRKGMEIAERAIQLADDLGIRIVMIPGYDVYYGKSTSETQKRFAKNLKKISMIAAKYGVLLEMETMENNFMNTVWKAMYYVKQVDSVYLGVYPDSGNIKNAAVALGNDEVQDLLSGKGHITSLHLKETCPGKFREVPYGTGHVDFPKIIKAAWDIGVRKFVTEFWYTGNKDWRQDLMLVHNMASDILNQQK from the coding sequence ATGGAAAAAACGTATACATTAGGATTATATGAAAAATCAATGCCAAAGCAGCTTAGCTGGAAAGAAAAATTAAAGGCAGCAAAAGAAGCAGGCTTTGATTTTGTGGAAATCAGTATTGACCAGACAGATGAAAAAATCAATCGTATTTATATGACAAAAGAAGAACGTCTGAAAATGGTACAGTATATGTTTGATGCAGAAATTCCAATTCGTTCTATGTGTGTCAGTGCACTTACAAAGTATTCTATTGGAAATGATGATGATGAATTATGCAGAAAGGGAATGGAAATAGCAGAAAGGGCAATCCAATTAGCAGATGATCTGGGAATACGTATTGTGATGATACCTGGATATGATGTGTACTATGGAAAGTCTACGTCTGAAACACAGAAAAGGTTTGCTAAAAATTTAAAAAAGATATCGATGATTGCAGCTAAATATGGTGTTTTACTCGAAATGGAAACCATGGAAAACAATTTCATGAATACTGTATGGAAGGCAATGTATTATGTGAAACAAGTTGATTCTGTATATTTAGGTGTATACCCTGATTCTGGGAATATCAAGAATGCAGCAGTTGCTCTTGGTAATGATGAAGTTCAGGATCTGCTGTCTGGGAAAGGGCATATTACATCTTTACATCTAAAAGAAACATGTCCTGGAAAGTTTAGAGAGGTACCATATGGAACTGGTCATGTAGATTTTCCCAAAATAATTAAAGCAGCATGGGATATTGGAGTTAGAAAATTTGTAACTGAGTTTTGGTATACAGGAAATAAGGACTGGAGGCAGGATTTGATGTTAGTACATAATATGGCATCGGATATATTGAACCAGCAAAAATAG
- a CDS encoding L-ribulose-5-phosphate 4-epimerase codes for MLETLKQKVYEANMLLPKYGLVTFTWGNVSEIDRETGYFAIKPSGVDYEKLRPEDMVLVDLNGKVVEGEYNPSSDTATHVELYKAFPNIGGVVHTHSPWATSWAQAGRGIPCYGTTHADYLYGTVPCVRNLTKKELEKYEMNTGKLIVTEGFKNNDYEAMPAVLCKNHGPFTWGKDGKTAVHNAVVLEEVAKMAALCETINPKVGQAPQELMDKHYYRKHGANAYYGQTKNNCK; via the coding sequence ATGTTAGAAACGTTAAAGCAAAAAGTATATGAAGCAAATATGTTATTACCCAAGTATGGATTAGTTACATTTACATGGGGAAATGTCAGTGAAATCGATCGTGAAACAGGCTATTTTGCTATTAAACCAAGTGGTGTAGATTATGAAAAATTACGTCCTGAAGATATGGTATTAGTTGATTTAAATGGTAAAGTTGTAGAAGGAGAATATAATCCTTCATCAGATACAGCTACTCATGTGGAATTATATAAAGCATTTCCGAATATAGGCGGCGTTGTACATACGCATTCTCCTTGGGCGACAAGCTGGGCACAGGCAGGTAGGGGAATTCCATGCTATGGAACAACACATGCAGACTATTTATATGGGACAGTTCCATGTGTAAGAAATCTTACAAAAAAAGAACTGGAAAAGTATGAAATGAACACAGGTAAGCTGATTGTGACAGAAGGATTCAAAAATAATGACTATGAGGCAATGCCAGCAGTACTTTGTAAAAATCATGGTCCATTTACATGGGGAAAAGATGGAAAGACAGCAGTACATAATGCAGTGGTACTAGAAGAAGTTGCAAAAATGGCTGCACTATGCGAGACGATAAACCCCAAAGTGGGTCAAGCACCACAGGAACTTATGGATAAGCATTATTACAGAAAACATGGTGCAAATGCATACTATGGACAAACAAAGAATAATTGCAAATAA